In Cydia amplana chromosome 13, ilCydAmpl1.1, whole genome shotgun sequence, a single genomic region encodes these proteins:
- the LOC134653649 gene encoding ammonium transporter Rh type A-like: protein MSNFEVIFFSTVNKMASRIKYLWLLVFQVILVILFFVFVRYDGDKDVNLRGYEDAHVMIYVGFGFLMTFLMKYCYGALGINWLLAALVAQWSIITQGLFHMKNMTIPLNKKTILEADIMSATVLITFGALLGRASVNQLLFIAIVEALIGSLNLYLVEAIIEASDVGGSMAIHAYGAFFGIAVSGAWVCSRERRDQPQDDGHPFEKPSYMTDVTSMIGSIFLFIYWPSFNAALTGSDADYQRAVVNTYLSLAACSVVTFVLSAFLHHGKFEMEHIQNSTLAGGVGVGTVCNMHITAGGAILIGMGAAFVSVFGFAKLKASLYSLIIFLFTMATHIKDEYE from the exons ATGTCCAACTTCGAAG tTATTTTTTTCAGCACCGTCAATAAAATGGCATCAAGAATAAAATATCTGTGGCTTCTGGTTTTCCAAGTTATCCTGGTGATACTGTTCTTTGTCTTCGTTAGATATGATGGCGATAAAGATGTCAATCTTCGAG GTTACGAAGACGCCCACGTGATGATCTACGTCGGTTTTGGATTCCTGATGACATTTCTCATGAAGTACTGCTACGGTGCGCTCGGCATCAACTGGTTGCTGGCCGCACTAGTCGCCCAGTGGTCCATTATCACCCAGGGCTTGTTCCATATGAAGAACATGACTATACCTCTGAACAAGAAGACGATCCTTG aAGCCGACATAATGTCAGCAACGGTCCTCATCACATTCGGGGCGTTGCTCGGCCGCGCCAGCGTGAATCAACTTCTTTTCATAGCCATCGTGGAGGCGCTCATAGGCAGCCTTAACTTGTACCTCGTAGAAGCAATTATTGAG GCATCAGACGTCGGCGGATCAATGGCAATCCATGCATATGGGGCGTTCTTCGGGATCGCAGTGAGCGGCGCCTGGGTATGCAGCAGGGAACGACGAGACCAGCCGCAGGATGACGGTCATCCATTCGAGAAGCCATCCTACATGACTGACGTCACATCTATGATTG GCTCAATATTCCTGTTCATCTATTGGCCGTCCTTCAACGCCGCGCTCACGGGCTCTGACGCTGATTACCAGAGGGCTGTGGTTAACACTTACCTGTCGCTCGCAGCGTGCTCG GTGGTCACCTTCGTCCTATCAGCGTTCCTTCACCACGGCAAGTTCGAGATGGAGCACATCCAGAACTCGACACTCGCCGGCGGCGTTGGCGTCGGTACGGTGTGCAACATGCACATAACCGCCGGTGGAGCTATCCTGATAGGGATGGGTGCTGCTTTCGTCAGCGTTTTCGGATTTGCGAAGCTAAAGGCAAGTCTCTACAGCCTCATCATCTTTCTC ttcACTATGGCAACCCATATCAAAGACGAGTACGAGTAA
- the LOC134653648 gene encoding ammonium transporter Rh type B-like, with the protein MHLHGFPGVYSGLVSIIVAAVATKEVYGEEGLKTVFEAVGHGRTTGTQGVMQLVALLCTLLLALVFGTITGCITKLKIFEPLPKVHQFNDEHFWEIP; encoded by the exons ATGCACCTGCACGGCTTCCCCGGGGTCTATTCCGGTCTCGTCTCCATCATAGTCGCTGCGGTCGCGACTAAGGAGGTGTACGGCGAAGAAGGCCTGAAGACAGTCTTTGAAGCTGTTGGG CACGGGCGGACCACAGGCACGCAGGGTGTCATGCAACTGGTGGCGCTTTTGTGTACACTGCTTCTAGCACTAGTTTTTGGTACTATCACGG gttgCATAACCAAGTTGAAGATATTTGAACCTTTACCGAAGGTACATCAGTTTAACGACGAGCACTTTTGGGAGATTCCTTAA